From Lonchura striata isolate bLonStr1 chromosome 3, bLonStr1.mat, whole genome shotgun sequence, one genomic window encodes:
- the LOC144246041 gene encoding CCAAT/enhancer-binding protein zeta-like, translated as MEEDFEEDMDEEGGVFMDVSEDDDDLDSNNDKQLKSVSKKSKKKKDINFAGPLEGSSRGKKRKVQDAGILASAEEFGYLLDENAGSKFDNIGMNAMANRDNASKYMLQVAGSCNAEIHFPFRVYT; from the exons ATGGAGGAAGACTTTGAAGAGGATATGGATGAAGAGGGAGGTGTATTTATGGATGTGtctgaagatgatgatgacCTAG ACTCAAACAATGACAAGCAACTGAAATCCGTCAGtaaaaagagcaagaaaaagaaagatattAATTTTGCAGGACCACTGGAAG GATCCAGCcgaggaaagaagagaaaagttCAAGATGCTGGTATACTGGCATCTGCAGAAGAG TTTGGATATCTGCTGGATGAAAATGCTGGCTCCAAGTTTGACAATATTGGAATGAATGCCATGGCCAACAGAGATAATGCGAGTAAGTACATGCTGCAAGTAGCAGGCAGTTGTAATGCTGAAATTCACTTTCCCTTCAGGGTCTATACATGA